In Deferrivibrio essentukiensis, a single window of DNA contains:
- a CDS encoding MarC family protein — MGLIFSSFIHVFLKLFFILTPFFVLSTFLVMTNDFSETERKKTAVKVTFAVLLITFTMYLFGKYIFMVFGITIDAFRIGAGVLLFLSSVSLVQGKTISQSNQKEDIAVVPLALPVTVGPGTIGILLVMAAENKSLTLKLIDCAGLFFAVIAIGILLLSSVKIEKIIGQRGLAILSKITGLFIASISAQLIFTGIKNFLFN, encoded by the coding sequence ATGGGGTTAATATTTTCTTCTTTTATCCATGTCTTTTTAAAGCTTTTTTTCATATTAACCCCATTTTTCGTCCTTTCTACATTCCTTGTCATGACAAATGACTTTAGTGAAACAGAGAGGAAAAAAACAGCCGTCAAAGTTACATTTGCCGTCCTCTTAATTACTTTCACAATGTATCTATTCGGAAAATATATCTTTATGGTCTTTGGGATTACTATCGACGCTTTCAGGATTGGTGCAGGAGTGTTGTTATTTTTATCCTCAGTCAGCCTTGTCCAAGGGAAAACTATAAGCCAAAGCAATCAAAAAGAAGATATTGCCGTCGTCCCGTTGGCACTCCCTGTTACTGTCGGGCCGGGGACAATAGGTATCCTCCTTGTAATGGCTGCAGAGAATAAATCTTTAACTTTAAAGTTAATAGACTGCGCAGGGTTATTCTTTGCCGTTATAGCTATTGGAATATTATTACTCTCTTCAGTCAAAATAGAAAAAATTATAGGTCAACGAGGGCTTGCCATATTAAGTAAAATAACAGGGCTGTTTATTGCATCAATTTCTGCACAACTTATATTTACCGGGATAAAAAACTTCTTATTTAACTAA
- a CDS encoding lysophospholipid acyltransferase family protein, with product MITLKDNYKTEKKTLGFFSKHFPTLKFYLGLLKVVFSSSSIAKKGKYNDDEWVKSSYDTLQLLESIGCEIEVTGVENFANEPDPVVFIGNHMSTLETFILPCLIHPKKPVTFVVKKSLVEYPVFRHIMVARDPIVVSRDNPREDLKTVLNDGTEKLSKGVSVIVFPQTTRTPVFDSKQFNTIGIKLAKKAGVKVVPVALKTDAWTNGKLIKDFGKIYPERKVRFAFGKPMSITGRGDEEHEAVISFIKEHLKSWEHPYIVS from the coding sequence ATGATAACATTAAAGGATAATTATAAAACAGAGAAGAAAACTTTAGGTTTCTTTAGTAAACATTTCCCTACACTTAAATTTTATTTAGGTCTATTAAAGGTTGTATTTAGTTCGAGCAGTATAGCAAAAAAAGGGAAATACAATGATGATGAATGGGTAAAGAGTAGTTATGATACACTTCAACTTTTGGAAAGTATTGGGTGCGAGATAGAGGTTACGGGTGTCGAAAACTTTGCAAATGAGCCTGACCCTGTAGTATTTATCGGCAACCATATGAGTACTCTTGAGACGTTTATATTACCTTGCCTTATTCATCCTAAAAAACCCGTTACCTTTGTGGTAAAAAAGAGTCTCGTAGAGTACCCTGTATTTAGACATATAATGGTTGCAAGAGACCCGATTGTAGTAAGCAGGGATAATCCGAGAGAAGATTTAAAAACTGTATTAAATGACGGCACGGAAAAATTGAGTAAAGGGGTATCGGTTATTGTGTTTCCACAGACTACAAGGACCCCCGTGTTTGATTCAAAGCAGTTTAACACAATAGGTATAAAGTTGGCAAAAAAAGCCGGTGTAAAAGTTGTCCCCGTAGCCCTTAAGACTGATGCTTGGACAAACGGCAAACTCATAAAGGATTTTGGTAAAATATACCCTGAAAGAAAGGTAAGGTTTGCATTTGGCAAGCCTATGTCAATTACGGGTCGCGGCGATGAGGAACATGAAGCTGTCATATCATTTATAAAGGAGCATTTAAAAAGTTGGGAGCATCCGTATATTGTTAGTTAA
- a CDS encoding carbonic anhydrase, with the protein MEKLIQGLVKFKSEDFETYSDVFSNLKDKQNPHTLFIGCSDSRVVPTLITNAMPGELFLLRNIANIVPPYREDDQYFGTQAVIEYAVNVLNVENIVVCGHSNCGGCNSLLNYYNQNFSNIKSVKKWLSLGLPALKKLNEIAKEKSLPVKEWMIEQLNIIEQIKNLLTYPYIAEKYSSKKLNIYGWYYIIEKGEIFNYNKETGYFEPINM; encoded by the coding sequence ATGGAAAAACTTATTCAAGGGCTTGTAAAATTCAAATCTGAAGATTTTGAAACTTACTCGGATGTTTTCAGTAATCTAAAGGACAAACAAAATCCTCACACACTTTTTATCGGCTGCTCCGACTCAAGGGTTGTGCCCACACTTATTACCAATGCAATGCCGGGTGAGCTTTTCTTACTAAGAAATATTGCAAATATTGTCCCTCCTTACAGAGAGGATGACCAATATTTTGGGACGCAGGCTGTTATTGAATATGCAGTAAATGTCCTTAATGTCGAAAATATTGTTGTATGCGGACATTCAAATTGCGGGGGGTGTAACTCACTTTTAAACTACTACAATCAAAATTTCAGTAATATTAAAAGTGTAAAAAAATGGCTAAGTTTAGGTCTGCCTGCCCTAAAAAAACTTAATGAAATTGCTAAAGAAAAATCTTTGCCTGTCAAAGAGTGGATGATCGAGCAGCTAAACATTATTGAACAAATAAAAAATCTTTTAACCTATCCATATATAGCTGAAAAATACAGCTCAAAAAAATTGAATATTTACGGTTGGTATTACATAATTGAAAAAGGGGAGATATTTAACTACAATAAAGAAACAGGATATTTTGAACCTATCAATATGTGA
- a CDS encoding F0F1 ATP synthase subunit epsilon has protein sequence MAEKLKLELVSPERQLLDIEVDEVVAPGVEGDFGVLPGHTPFLTALRVGELVYKQNGVEDYVAIDRGFFEVVNDKVTVLAESAELGREIDLEEAIRRKLEAEKALEAARHEDEMKFRKVEAELRRELLRVSVAERYRK, from the coding sequence ATGGCTGAAAAGCTAAAATTGGAATTGGTTTCACCTGAAAGGCAGCTGCTTGATATTGAGGTTGATGAAGTGGTTGCTCCGGGTGTGGAAGGTGATTTCGGCGTCTTGCCAGGTCACACCCCGTTTCTTACTGCTTTAAGAGTTGGTGAGCTTGTTTACAAGCAGAATGGGGTTGAGGACTATGTCGCCATTGACAGAGGTTTTTTTGAAGTAGTCAATGACAAGGTGACTGTTTTGGCTGAAAGTGCCGAGCTTGGTCGTGAAATTGACCTTGAAGAAGCTATCAGAAGGAAACTTGAAGCCGAAAAAGCCCTTGAGGCGGCACGTCATGAAGATGAAATGAAATTCAGAAAGGTTGAGGCAGAGTTGAGAAGAGAGCTTTTAAGAGTTTCAGTAGCTGAGAGATATAGAAAATAG
- the atpD gene encoding F0F1 ATP synthase subunit beta has translation MANVGKVVQVIGPVVDVKFESGNLPEIYNAIKLTNPVTGNVVVCEVEQHLGEKSVRAVAMTSTEGLVRGMDAEDTGKPITAPVGKNSLGRILNVVGEPVDNKPAVEADDFWPIHRPAPTLEDQDTGNEILETGIKVIDLLEPYTKGGKTGLFGGAGVGKTVLIMELINNIAKQHGGYSVFCGVGERTREGNDLYLEMEESGVLDKVALIYGQMNEPPGARMRVGLTGLTIAEYFRDVEGQDVLLFVDNIFRFTQAGSEVSALLGRMPSAVGYQPTLGTEMGELQERITSTNKGSITSVQAVYVPADDLTDPAPATTFAHLDATTVLSRQIAELGIYPAVDPLDSTSRMLDPNIIGEEHYNVARGVQAILQRYKELQDIIAILGMEELTEEDKLTVARARKIQRFLSQPFHVAEQFTGMKGKYVQLKDTIRGFKEILDGKCDDLPEQAFYMVGGIEEVYEKAEQLKKRG, from the coding sequence ATGGCAAATGTAGGAAAGGTAGTCCAGGTTATTGGACCAGTAGTCGATGTAAAATTTGAAAGCGGTAATTTGCCTGAAATTTATAACGCTATTAAGCTCACAAACCCAGTTACAGGTAATGTTGTGGTTTGTGAAGTTGAGCAGCATCTTGGTGAAAAATCAGTAAGGGCAGTTGCAATGACCTCAACTGAAGGTCTTGTAAGGGGTATGGATGCGGAAGATACAGGTAAGCCGATAACTGCTCCTGTTGGAAAAAATTCTCTTGGAAGGATTTTAAATGTTGTTGGGGAGCCTGTTGATAACAAACCTGCAGTTGAAGCCGATGATTTTTGGCCGATTCATAGACCTGCTCCAACACTGGAAGATCAGGATACAGGAAATGAAATACTTGAAACAGGTATTAAGGTTATTGACCTTTTAGAGCCTTATACCAAGGGTGGAAAGACAGGTCTTTTCGGTGGTGCAGGTGTTGGTAAGACAGTTCTTATTATGGAGCTTATCAATAATATCGCTAAGCAGCACGGTGGATATTCTGTTTTTTGCGGTGTTGGTGAGAGGACAAGGGAAGGTAACGACCTTTACCTTGAAATGGAAGAATCAGGAGTTTTGGATAAAGTTGCACTAATTTACGGGCAGATGAATGAGCCGCCCGGAGCAAGGATGAGGGTTGGTCTTACCGGTCTTACTATTGCTGAATATTTCAGAGATGTTGAAGGGCAGGACGTGCTTCTTTTCGTTGACAACATATTCAGATTTACTCAGGCAGGTTCGGAAGTGTCAGCACTTCTTGGACGTATGCCATCTGCGGTTGGTTATCAGCCGACACTTGGTACAGAGATGGGTGAATTACAGGAGAGGATTACTTCTACAAATAAGGGTTCTATTACATCTGTTCAGGCAGTTTACGTGCCTGCAGACGACCTTACAGACCCTGCACCTGCTACGACATTTGCACACCTTGATGCGACTACAGTTCTTTCTCGTCAGATTGCAGAGCTTGGTATCTATCCTGCAGTTGACCCACTTGACTCTACTTCAAGAATGCTTGACCCTAATATTATCGGTGAAGAGCATTACAATGTTGCAAGGGGGGTTCAGGCTATTTTGCAGAGATATAAAGAGTTGCAGGATATTATCGCTATTCTTGGTATGGAAGAGCTTACTGAAGAGGATAAACTTACTGTTGCAAGGGCAAGGAAGATTCAGAGATTCTTGTCTCAGCCTTTCCATGTTGCAGAGCAATTTACCGGTATGAAAGGTAAATATGTGCAGTTGAAAGATACCATCAGGGGCTTTAAGGAGATTCTTGATGGTAAGTGTGACGATCTTCCTGAGCAGGCATTTTACATGGTAGGCGGTATTGAAGAGGTATATGAAAAAGCTGAACAGCTTAAGAAAAGAGGATAA